Proteins from one Acidobacteriota bacterium genomic window:
- a CDS encoding cystathionine gamma-synthase family protein — MAHAEKKYRHREIQGHQLRPETLMMSYGYDPEFSEGSVKCPIFQTSTFAFKTAEDGKAFFELAYGLREQRPTEEPGLIYSRVNNPDLEILEDRLTLWDAAEAGLVFSSGMAAISTTMLSFLRPGDVLLCSEPVYGGTEFLVDRILPQFGITRVWFGSGTMTPTLDQAAEAARKLGRVAMICAETPANPTNGLVDIAHCRRVADSLAASQDRRPIVAIDNTFLGPLWQRPIELGADLVLYSLTKYAGGHSDLIAGACLGSTDLINTVRGMRTILGTISDPNTCWLLMRSLETMKLRVTSAMKNARYVAEFLADHPKVKSVSYLGFLAPGDPQHELYQRQCSSPGSTFAFEVHGGEAESFLVLNHLLLIKLAVSLGGTETLMEHPATMTHSDVPPARLLEMGITPAMLRISVGIEHPDDVIADLRQALNAI, encoded by the coding sequence ATGGCTCACGCAGAGAAGAAGTACCGCCACCGCGAGATCCAGGGGCATCAACTGCGGCCCGAAACACTCATGATGAGCTACGGGTACGACCCCGAGTTTTCCGAAGGGTCCGTCAAGTGCCCGATCTTCCAGACATCGACATTTGCCTTCAAGACCGCCGAAGACGGGAAGGCCTTTTTCGAACTCGCGTACGGCCTTCGCGAGCAGCGGCCCACCGAAGAGCCCGGGCTCATCTACTCGCGCGTCAACAACCCCGATCTCGAGATTCTCGAGGATCGGCTCACGCTCTGGGACGCGGCCGAGGCGGGCCTGGTGTTCTCGTCCGGCATGGCCGCGATCTCGACGACGATGTTGAGCTTCCTGAGGCCGGGCGATGTGCTGTTGTGCAGCGAGCCGGTGTACGGCGGCACCGAGTTCCTGGTCGACCGGATCCTCCCGCAGTTCGGTATCACACGCGTGTGGTTCGGGTCGGGCACGATGACGCCGACCCTGGATCAGGCGGCCGAGGCTGCCCGCAAGCTGGGCCGGGTGGCCATGATTTGCGCCGAGACGCCGGCGAACCCGACCAACGGCCTCGTCGACATCGCCCACTGCCGCCGTGTGGCCGATTCGCTCGCGGCCTCGCAGGATCGCCGGCCGATCGTGGCGATCGACAACACGTTCCTCGGGCCCCTGTGGCAGCGCCCGATTGAGCTGGGCGCCGACCTCGTGCTCTACTCCCTGACCAAGTACGCGGGCGGCCACAGCGATCTGATCGCCGGCGCGTGTCTCGGCTCGACCGACCTGATCAACACAGTTCGCGGGATGCGCACGATTCTCGGCACGATCTCAGACCCGAATACCTGCTGGCTGCTCATGCGCAGCCTGGAGACGATGAAGCTCCGGGTGACCAGCGCGATGAAGAACGCGCGATACGTGGCCGAGTTCCTGGCCGACCATCCCAAGGTAAAGTCGGTCAGTTATCTTGGCTTTCTCGCTCCAGGCGATCCGCAGCACGAGCTGTACCAGCGCCAGTGTTCGTCGCCCGGATCGACCTTCGCGTTCGAAGTCCATGGAGGCGAGGCCGAGTCATTTCTCGTGCTGAATCACCTTCTGTTGATCAAGCTCGCGGTCAGCCTCGGCGGCACCGAGACGCTGATGGAGCACCCGGCGACGATGACGCATTCTGACGTGCCGCCCGCACGTCTGCTGGAAATGGGCATCACGCCGGCGATGCTGCGCATTTCGGTCGGGATCGAGCATCCGGACGACGTGATCGCCGATCTCCGGCAGGCGCTGAATGCCATCTAA
- the hydA gene encoding dihydropyrimidinase, with protein MSTTLVTNGTIVTAADRYDADIYIDRGIITYIGRAISLKADTIIDAAGKLIMPGGIDAHTHLDMPFGGITSADDFESGTIAAAHGGTTTIVDFATPEPGEGLYPALDKWMGRAEGKATIDYGFHMTVRELTDQVASDMDRLARHDGITSFKLFMAYPGRLMVDDATIFKALSRTRDNGGLICIHAENGGVIESLVKDALSRGETAPKYHALTRPPATEGEATGRAIALAEMAGAPVYIVHVSSAEALESISRARHNGLPTYAETCPQYLFLSDDEYEREGFEGAKFVMSPPLRDKGHQDALWRGLRQNTLQVVSTDHCPFRMDDPAQKPLGKDDFSKIPNGVPGIETRLMLLWDGGVRTGRIDAHRFVELVAANPARMFGMWPRKGTIAVGSDGDLVVWDPDLQVTLTAATLHMRVDYNPYEGRVVTGAPAVVISRGDVIVDHGTSTGRSGRGQFIKRTPGPPLLT; from the coding sequence ATGAGTACGACGCTCGTCACCAACGGCACGATTGTCACCGCCGCAGATCGCTACGATGCCGATATCTACATCGACCGGGGCATCATCACGTATATCGGGCGCGCGATATCGCTCAAGGCCGACACCATCATCGACGCGGCCGGCAAACTGATCATGCCGGGCGGCATTGACGCGCACACGCATCTCGACATGCCGTTTGGCGGGATCACCTCGGCCGATGATTTCGAGTCGGGCACGATCGCGGCCGCGCACGGCGGCACGACGACCATCGTCGATTTCGCCACTCCGGAGCCAGGCGAGGGCCTGTATCCCGCCCTCGACAAGTGGATGGGCCGGGCCGAAGGCAAGGCCACCATCGACTACGGGTTCCACATGACCGTCCGCGAGCTGACCGATCAGGTGGCCAGCGACATGGACCGGCTCGCCCGTCACGACGGCATCACGTCATTCAAGCTGTTCATGGCATATCCGGGCCGGCTGATGGTCGATGACGCGACGATCTTCAAGGCGCTGTCGCGCACGCGGGACAACGGCGGGCTGATTTGCATCCATGCTGAAAACGGCGGCGTCATTGAGTCGCTCGTGAAGGACGCGCTGAGCCGGGGAGAGACCGCGCCGAAGTACCATGCGCTCACCCGGCCGCCGGCCACCGAGGGCGAGGCGACGGGCCGCGCGATCGCCCTGGCCGAGATGGCGGGCGCTCCCGTCTACATCGTGCACGTGTCGTCGGCCGAGGCCCTCGAGAGCATCAGCCGGGCGCGGCACAACGGGTTGCCGACGTATGCCGAGACCTGTCCGCAGTATCTGTTCCTGTCGGACGACGAGTACGAGCGCGAAGGATTCGAGGGAGCCAAGTTCGTGATGTCGCCGCCGCTGCGCGACAAAGGGCACCAGGACGCGCTGTGGAGAGGGCTGAGGCAGAACACGCTCCAGGTTGTATCGACTGACCATTGCCCGTTCCGCATGGACGATCCGGCCCAGAAGCCGCTCGGAAAGGATGACTTCTCGAAGATTCCGAATGGTGTGCCGGGCATCGAGACGCGGCTGATGCTGCTGTGGGACGGCGGCGTGCGCACGGGCCGCATCGACGCGCATCGGTTTGTTGAGCTGGTTGCCGCCAACCCGGCCCGCATGTTTGGGATGTGGCCGCGAAAGGGAACGATCGCTGTCGGATCGGATGGCGACCTGGTCGTGTGGGATCCTGACCTGCAGGTGACGCTCACGGCGGCGACGCTTCACATGCGCGTCGACTACAACCCGTACGAGGGGCGCGTCGTGACAGGCGCACCGGCTGTTGTGATCTCGCGCGGAGACGTGATTGTCGATCACGGCACGTCCACGGGCCGAAGCGGTCGAGGCCAGTTCATCAAGCGCACCCCTGGCCCGCCGTTGCTGACGTGA